The nucleotide sequence ACGTCCAGATTTCTTTGTTTTATTCACTGTACACTTTTCTCCATGCTATTGTGgtctttttaaaatttgataCGACATTTGCGATTTGTATCCAATATtcttacatgaaaataaatgcTATAAATAATATTGGGCTCTCATTTATAATCTTAAGTCAGAATTTAAGACCTTAGCTTTTCCGTCACGGAAAAGTAGCAGCGGACTGCTGTAGTGTGCTGTGTGGTGTGGTGATGCTGAAAGAGATATTCAACAATTCAACAActaatttcaaaatgaaaataataaaataaaagatctaataaaaagaataagacTAAGCCCATCACTAGATTCATTACATCAACCTAGTATAGTAACCTAATATAGTCAATACTCAATAGTATTAAAATGTCTATTAATTAGATGGCGAATTAATTACTGTACTATTCGTTTAATTTGAAAGCCCCGCCTTCAAggaatgaatatacctactatttgagCCTcaaatagctcaaccggtaaaggagtggactgaaaaccgaaaggtcgacggttcaaaccccgcccgttgcactattgtcgtacctactcctagcacaagcctgacgcttagttggtgAGGAAAGGGggatattagtcatttaacatggctaatatcctttttaaaaaagaaaaaaaaaatcgaaagctAGTAGGTCCCACAAATCGCTATTGCGCTGGAACCATGTCTCATTCACATCGAAATGACGTCATTTTTACGTCAgccgaaataaataaaaaacaccaTCAGCTCGAAACTTCAGTCTAGTGCTGACGTCACTAAAACGGCGGCCACGCGCATTAGCAATTTGCAGGACTGTGTAAAATGCAGATATTaggagatttttaaatttttaactctaATCTTCATTAAAAAAGTTGTAcgagattatattataataggtcCATGGAGATTATGTTCCGAAAGTAACTTttaacatatataaaaataaagaaatatttgaCATCCATTGGTACGAGAAAACACTTTCGACATCTGGCAACACtgtttgacattgacatttgacaattgACACATAAACAAAACTCAAAAGTGGCAGAAATCTATAGAGAAGTTCAAAATCACGAAGAAATCTtcataaaattagttttaattcaTTAAAATGGCAAAAATGAACGTTTGTCGAATATGTTTAACCGAGGCAGTCGAAAGAGACATCACACAACTATCAGAAGAACTGAAAGGGGACAAGAAAAGTTACTGGGACATAATGTTGTTTTGCTTGAATATTCAGGTAAAAAACCATTTAAACTCCTGAAACTTTATAAATACAttagtaaataagtattttaacaaGATCTTTAGGTTTTAGCTAACCTTATGTTACGAAAtgctaaaattttaatcacATCTTACATGACTTAAAAAGGTTGTAAATAGTGtactattaattaattgtttgaCTTTAGTGAGAGTAATATGCCTAGCAAATTATGCAAGCAATGtattatttaaaagatttttgtgTTCATCCACAAGTTGGTTTTGTTCAGTGATTCAGTACCCATTACATCAAACTttaatattaaacaataaaatgaaGAAAGCTGATAATTTATCCGTACTAaaataatgcaaaagtgtatcttTCTGTGTCACTATTTCatatacaaagatagcttgcattcttgAGATAGCTGACATAGGTCTAAAACTCATAAATTTTCTGAAAAATGAGTTTTAAAATACACAAGAACATCATCtggtaaaaaataactttaagttttaagCATAGTCGTCTGAATTTTTTTGCAAATGCATTTCAGCCTTGACTATAAATTGTGGTCTACATgtctttgtgtgtgtgtgtttgtgtgtttgatgctataatataatttaactcTGTTGTGGTTAAGATATCAGTATCCTAGTTGGATCTGGGATTCGATCCGCATGCACCTCCAATTCACCTCAGAgtcatatcacttgctttaacgccgaaggaaaacatcgtaaggagacctgtatgcctgagagttgtgcATAATAATCCCAAAGATGTGTGAAGGCtcccaatctgcacttggtatagagttagcttatatcccggggaaggacataggctactttttatcccggaaaatctaagagcaGTTGCCATTggatcttttaaaacctaaatccatgtggatgaagtcacgggcatcctatagttaataataatgcTGATGATAACTTAGAATATGCTCCCAATCTTGGCATGTTTAAGGTTTCACCAGACTCAAAAGTAACAACAAAGTTGTGTGATAAATgcttcattaaaataatatcattccACGAATTCAAGACACTGGCACTAAAAAATGATGCATATTTACGAAGTCATCAAAATGAAGAGGATTCTAAAATTGAGGTGATTGATATGGACAATATAAAATGTGAGGAAATGAGCAACGGATATTCTGATGATGGGTATGATATGGACTCGCTTACCAAGATAGAGTTTgatattaaaaatgaaaatagtatAGATGATGTGCCATCAGATGAGGAACTACTTAGcgttataaagaaaataaaatatgagtatAGCACTGAAGACTGTAAAGAAAATAGTAAGtatttgcattttttatttgaagtaaAACTAAACTATGTTCACTTTAAATTACCTGTCACATGTAACTTGAGCAATGCTCTCTAATTGTGAGAAAGCATTGATTGATTGCAATTGTTAAGCAACTTTAATTCAAGATAGTAACTTCCCTTTCctttccaactaagcgttaagcctgtgctaggagtgggtacgacaataggcaacgggtggggtttaaaccgGTGACCTTTCGAGTTTCAGTCCGCTCCCTAACCGTTGAGCTTTGAGACTAACTGGATGGGTAACCAGCTTTGGAGGTCCCAATTTAgtgtatttgttttaaaatacaagtgtatGAGCATTGCCTATCTGCGGTTTTATCAGTTTTATAATACCTGTGGTTAATGTATATCTTCACATTTCAGAAGGATCCCGTCCCAAAAAGAAATGTAAAGGTagaaaaaaagtaaaagtaaaaaaaaaacgttgtaAAGAACCAGAACAACGAGAGAAGATATGCGAAGAGTGCGGTAAAACTGTTGTGAACTTGGTTGAACATATGCAGTTGCATCGGCCTAAGGGGGAACGGACGAGGATAAAGTGTAAAGTCTGTGATAAAACATTTGCGTCATACAGTGCTCGCTATAGACACAACAAAGTTAAACATTTGGGAATTAAGGAACACTGTAATGAATGTGGTAAAAGTAAGCtaacatttcattttttatagCCTTCTTAACCCCaaaccctaaaagaggggtattataagttttacgtgtgtatctgactgtggcatcatagctcctaaaccatgtgaaccaattttaattcagttttttttgtttgaatggtggcttaatcgagagtgtttttagctataatccaagaaaatcggttcagctgtttgaaagttatctgctcttttctagttactgtaaccttcacttgtcggggggtgttatacatttttaatttacacttgtagaggTTGTAAATCTACGTAGTCACAAACTCACTATGCACAACACTGGCAACTTGCCGTATGTGTGTGTGCCGTGTGGACAGCGCTTCATCTCGAAGGCGAAGAGAGACTTGCACATGCTCCGACACACAAAGGATCGCCCGTTCGCGTGCGATATGTGCGACAAGGACTTCAAACACAACATTGCCTTGTTGTCACACAAGTAAGTCTTACCCCACACCAGTAAGTCTTACACCACACAAGTAAGTCTTATACCACACAAGTAAGTCTTACACCACACAAGTAAGTCTTATACCACACAAGTAAGTCTTACACCACACAAGTAAGTCTTACACCACACAAGTAAGTCTTACACCACACAAGTAAGTCTTACACCACACAAGTAAGTCTTACACCACACAAGTAAGTCTTACACCACACAAGTAAGTCTTACACCCCACAAGTAAGTCTTACACCACACAAGTAAGTCTTACACCCCACAAGTAAGTCTTACACCACACAAGTAAGTCTTACACCACACAAGTAAGTCTTACACCACACAAGTAAGTCTTACACCACACAAGTAAGTCTTACACCACACAAGTAAGTCTTACACCACACAAGTAAGTCTTGCACCACACCAAACAAGTCTGCTGATGCCTAGTAGGCAATATCCACACTTATATTATGTGCTGTGTGGTCGACCGACCACCTGTCCATTCTGATGTTTCTCTATTGTGATGCGTCTTGCTATGTTCAGGGACGACTATTTGTTTGGCGGGTACTATAGCATAGTACAGCTAATATTAAGTTAATCATTTCAGACGGCAAGTACACGATAAAGAGAAGACGCATATGTGTCAAGTTTGCTCAAAAAGGTTCTTCAAGAAATATCATTTACAAGTCCATTTAAGGTAAGTAACATTACcattacaatatattttatttttatttcttaacaGCACTTcttattttttgttgtaatCAGATTTCACACTAAGCCAGACAATGATTAATCTCCCTATTAATAAGTGGCAATAATAAGTATAGTTAAATTTTGAATCTTATGACTATTGTCTTATGagtcataacttttttattttgccattaaGATGAGCTTAAAACAATCGGCTTTTAACTgttaaattattcaatttttagggttccgtacctcgaaaggaactatccgagtacggaaccctgagtgcgcgaatctggctcgcacttggccgctttttatACAGTACAGAACCTGCAAACTTGACGGTTAACTTGATCGATGTGGCCTCGTAACTCGCCACTAACACTCGCTTGTTAATGACAGGGAGGGCGCTTTTATGAAGCTaccattatctctttctaaagctcgatctgtaatatttatttacgtttGGGACATCTAATTCCAGGAGTCATACTAAAGAGAAGCCGTACTCATGCCCGGAATGCAACAAGTGCTTCAGCTCCACCACCATACTGAGGAACCACCGCCTCATCCACAGCGACACGAGGGACTTCCGCTGTGAACTGTGCGACATGGCCTTCAAGAAACCTGGGTAAACAAGCTTAACTAAACTAAGGCTATTTATTTTGGAGTAACCCTCAACAGATATGATATATGTTATATGAACAATAGTCTGTAGTCTAGTGATAACTGAGAGTGACAAATTGCGGCTTTAACAAATTAGGcctaactataatattatttaggttttctaaataTCCCAaagggactctttgatttttattgatgataaaaagtagcctatgtccatccccagaATGCAAACTAACTGTATACAAAActttgtcaaaatcagttaaacagatgggtagTGAAAAGgttacagatagacagacgtactttcgcatttatgattttTAGTATGAATTATTAATCTGTTGATGAAGCAAGCATATATGACATGAAATTGCTAAATAACAACAGATCGATATGTTTCATAAAAGATTGATCAACTGCGACCGCAAACAAAAACCTTATGTTTGATGATGAATTAAGACTTTAACTTCAACACAGGTACCTCCGCATCCACATGATAAGCCACACGAAGGAAAAGCGCTACGCATGCGCGTACTGCGCTGTGGCCTTCGGCCGCTCCGACCACCGCAAGCGCCACGAGCGCACCGCGCACCAGCGCCCCTTCCTCGACGCGTCCACGCAACTCAACGAGCTGTCCATTCCGCAAAAGCAAGAGAGCGCATCAAACTAACTGTAACATCCACAAACCAACACCTCAACGCAACTACACGTCAATTCGGAAACTCGTAAACGCTTTCAAGTTATCAGTAAGTTGTCAAGCGCTCCGACCACCGCAAGCGCCACGAGCGCACCGCGCACCAACGCCCCTTCCTCGACGCGTCCACGCAACTCAACGAGCTGTCCATTCCGCAAAAGCAAGAGAGCGCATCAAACTAACTGTAACATCCACAAACCAACACCTCAACGCAACTACACGTCAATTCGGAAACTCGTAAACGCTTTCAAGTTAACAGTAAGTTGTCAAGCGCTCCGACCACCGCAAGCGCCACGAACGCACCAGCGCCCCGTCCTCGACGCAACTAAAGGAGCTGTCTACTCCAAAGCAAGAGAGCGCACCAAACTAACTGTAAAATTGGACTTTTACAAtatgggtatctttaaaactttACTATACCTGGgtgtcataataatttaatcatcatcacaaacaaatgaattttctttcttttattttaataatatatgtatagttaGGTATTCCTCGAGTCGGTTAGCACAAAGTTATATTAAAACATTgatgtattatattaatttaatgggTTATGGACCaaatatttgtaaattatttagaaaattgtgaataatataattatgtaatgttaagagtttttattaagttttgtaaataaaaatgttgaagtttttaatatttgttttattttaacaagaCACTGCAAATCACAGGTATGACAAATTAATTGTTTTCTCAACATCGATCATCGACATACAATCGCAACACCGCCTTAGCAGTACGGTCGCTAAGGCTCATATTATGCGATTCTTTTTGTTTACACTAACTTACGGTCTAAAGCCAATGCGGCTCCATCTTCATGTAATAGGAAGCCGTAGAGTTGTTATCAAGAAGACACCCGTTGCTTAACTCCACTACCGGTGTGGTAGGTCTAAGGGTGAGATCCATAGGGCGCaccttgactttgctcagacttaagattgagttaaaaagAGACGTACTTGAGAGACATAtttctgtctcgttttaactcttgtcttaagtctaagcaaagtaagAGTGCACTCTGTTGATCTCaatctaaggctgaaatctatagagcgcactttcactttgcttacacttaagtttcaattaaaacgagacagatttatggcagcggaatacgctgtctcgttttaacagtgtctaaaagtctgagcaaagtcaaagtgcgctctatagatctcagccataCTGTCTCACTCATTCAGGTTGGTCATCATGACCAACTTCGAGTTTCTCCGGGGCTTCTTGGCGACACGTACCCGTACATTCTCCTACACACCCGCATGGCTTCTTTGGCTCTTCACACACGCAATCATCCTCGAAGAATCTAGGCGACCCTGTCGGCGAGTGTATGTTCAAGGTGTTCGCTATAGTTTCCAGCTTGTCGCTCAAGTGAGGGTATTCATTCATCAGCTTTTGGACTATGTAGTTGAGTCGCTCGTTGAGCGCGAGTGCTTGGTTGTATTCTGTGAGAACGGTGGTTTTTGACTTTTTCACTCGTACAGATTGACGCTTGATCGATGTGGCTAGTTCGCTACCTAGGCGCTGGCTGCGAACCACTCGTTCAAGGAGCTGCAAAATGAAATTTCTTATAAGTAGTTACATATCAAACAGTTTTTCGAGAGGGATTGAAACTACATCACTCTGTCTACATTACGGTCTTGGAATGTCTCTAGTccgtttaaagtttaaaccacGGCTAATGATGTCAATCTAACTTATCCCGTATTCTCTCTCTTCTCTCTAGGGAGACttcatcaaaaaagatattttgagaaattctaaCAGAATCTGTAAGGTGGATAAAGTCAACGTAAAAAGCTAGTATTAGGTTTAATCTTAGCAGCTATCAAGgttgtaggtataggtaggggAAATCCGGGAGACTTGCTCAGATGGGAGAGTTGAACCACCTTTTAAAATTCAGCTTAAATTTCGCGCTAATGAAACGTCAAGACGGTCATTGGTAAAGCGTGGGAGGCCAATAACCAGCACGCCGCCATTTTTTACAATGGCCGGTTTGTTTGGCTATCAGGCTCGGAAAAGTGTTTTTGTTACGACggagtaaattttattaatttatgtatttttgagATTGCGGCTGTGTTTATAGAGTTACGTATTGTGTGTTATTACTATTGTACTGCCTGATTATTGTAGTTTGACATGTGCTAAGTATTTTTTGCTAAGATTGATTGTTTTTTCTGTGAGtaaaatttaatgtcaaagtAGTATATGCGGGAGAGTTGAACCATGGCGGGTGCGGGAGATATGACCAGTTGTTCATGTCTCCCTCTACAGTGTTTGTATGCGAaaatttgaagttttatttaataaatttagaaatttagaaagaaaactttgaaaACTAAACAAGGTTCGAAACAAAAAGCCCAGAGAAAGAAAACTGGAAAaggctaaaaaaataaaaatgttaatgatgataGTGAAACCGAGTGTGAAGACGTATGTGAAGATGTTGGTACGCTGATAGTTCCAGTAATAGTGATTTTGCAGAATTCCTGACGTGAATGATCGTTGGTATTGTTTTGTTTGCACATCAGAAGAAATTATGACTATAAGTTTATGTGGTTTATGCCGAAGATATTACGTCAATGAGATATGCGTAGGAGTTACACAAGATATTGATGAAAAGGTTAAGAAAGACCAacaaatttgattaaaaaaacgttatatatttaactttgttggcgaaatgtttaataattatgttgattATGGAATGTTAAAGAATAtgttgaaattttctttttttagggttccgtacctcaaaaggaaaaacggaacccttatagcacaagtacaggaataaatctgaaaaccgcgaatttgtggttacatcattaaaaaaaaattaaaatgtgtttcaattttcaaaataagataactataccaagtgggatatcatatgaaagggctttacctgcacattctaaaacagatttttatttatttttatgtatcatagtttttgatttatcgtgcaaaatgttggaaaaaatttccgagtacgcgagtctgactcacatcGGTTTTTTCTTTATAAGAAAAGCAATAgctatgtttatttataatttactttcattttgtgatgttttgtttaatatatctgtaatttaagctacaaaatgtttttattttccccTTTAAAATGCTATGTTCAACTCTCCCCAGACCCCGGTTCAAGTGTCCCTTGGGTTGGGGAGAGTTGACCCAAATcccatttttcattcaaatatatataacatatttcagtattataatttcgaaaaagtaattatgcataagtaatcctaaataaataagctaCTGTTTATAATTACAATTGAATCACTAAGCCTCATTTATAAGAAAATACGACACTTTAAGCAAAAAGCGGTTCAACTCTCCCGGACTTCCCCTACCTACTGCTGAATCCGTGTTTCAAAACAATATCCAACTCggttgaatatttttttcccgTTTGAAAAATTGGTCAGACTTGGACCTAGTATAAAATGTTCCGTTACCCATTTCTTGTGCTTCTCCGCCTCACGACACTCCCGCAGCAAGCTCGCGACGTTTTCCTCAAGCTGCGCGTTGGCGGCGCTCGTGTTCGATACATCGTGGTCCAGTCTTTCTTGCTCTTTTTGCAATTCCTCCAAGTGAGCTTTGGCTTCTGCTAAGTCCTGGACAGATAAACAATCTTATTTCATAACCTCTACTTATCTAATAGGTATTCTATCCTGCGGTTAAGTTATGCACTTGTACATAGTCGAAATcccacggacacgtacgaagcgatttgcctcctcgtttctagttcgaaccgctaggatatgggaCGCCCTTttagcatcagttttccccccACTTTGATATAGGTaaaaagtcaagagtgaataatcTTCTAAGCAAGCAAGCGCACACCATCTTAAGCtggcatcatcacttgccagcaggtctgattgcaaccgagggcggacttcacacactgTTTCAGAATAAtttagagaactctcaggattCTTTATATTGGATAGAATTATGCTTAAGTAATTCTTATAAGATAAAGTGTCGAAAAATGAACCTCTGAAACATTACTTTAGTAACCCTAGCGACGTCAGCTTTAGCGAGCCTCAGTTTGTGATGGTAAGTGGACTGGGACGTTGTCGGCGAGGGCCCGTGGGCCTTCTCCACGGCGGCGGCCGCGCGGTTCTTCTCCATCGCCGTTTCCCTGCGCGTCACGTACAAAGCCAGATCCTCAGCTAACTTCTCCCCAGTCTTGCGGAGTTGTTCCCTACGAACCTAAGGGAATGAATGTTTTTTCATGCCAAGTTTCATAACATCATCATTTTCTCAACCCAACGACGATCACTAcatgggtctcctcttaaaataaaagaaggttaAGGCCGTAGTCCAACACGCTGGCCACGTGCAAATCATAAACACATCAatcacctttgagaatattatagagaCCTCTCAAGGAAGCTGGTTTTGACCTCTCAAGGAAGCTGGTTTTCACCCCGCAACCGAGCTACGGataatcacgctgcaacggagctaTGTATCGAAGTGATTTATTGCATGGGCTGACTTAAAAAGTAACATGACTTATGTtactttttattacggaaaatcagagttcccacaggatttttaaatcctaaatccacgtggatgaagtctcgggcatcagctaatgtTAAAATAAGTAGGAATATTTACTTCCATCCTGTGAATCTCCGCTCGCATCTGGCCGATTTCACCAGCCGCGGACTTGGCGTTCTGGATGTTCCTCTTGAGGTCCACCGCCAAGATGCCCTTCCGTTGCCAGATGAGCGCTTCCCGTTGCGCTTTCTCCAACTCTTGCGTAAGATTCATCTTTTCCTTTTCGAAAGCTTCAATGTCTTCTTCTAACTGAATTATGTCACTTTCGGCATCCTGGAAACAAAAGACATTAATTACATAACATACTTaatttttcgggttccgtacccgaatgcCAATGGGCATTACTAACCCTACTAaccctccgctgtccatccgtttgCCCGtacgtccgtccatctgtctttCTGACTGTCAGtaggttgtatctcatgaaccgtaatactTAGGTAGAGAGTAGTCagtgtgtatttatattgccgctataacaacaaatacgtacctaatggccgccatgtaaattaagaaaaaaattaaaaagtatataaCTAACCTTGTATGatagtatggaaccctttgtgtgctagtccgactcgcacttgaccggtttttgttttGTCTAGGGAGAGGTtcgtaggtagatacctactgccACTTAGATGTTTTTTGCACACAGCTTACCTTTAGGTTAGCGGTATACTCGTGCGTGACAGCCAGGTTGGCTCTTTGCGCGAACTGGTTGCGCTCGGCGGCTTCTTTGCGCGTGCGCTCCAGCACTTCGAGCCGGCCGCGCAAGTCACGCAGACTGCGATCCACACGCGCCCGCTCTTGGTCTATACGCTCCGTCTCCGCTTGAATACGCATTGTTTTCTGCTCACAAATCTGTATTTCTGTGGggcaattttatttaatttaactaattAAATGATAGTTTAacttatctatacttacttattgatTAACTAGCCTATGATGCAGAACTTACAACTTAAAAAAATGATTGTGTGATCTTTTTTCTTTCGTTGCCTGTGCGATCGCGTATCGTTCATCCAAGAGTTGAAACTTCGGACAGTTGATGTTGGTCTGATCTGATTGATGTCTATCAAGTGATAGAAGGAACTCACGTGAACTCACGATGTCAGCGATCTTATGATGCTGTGCGGTCACCTTCACTAAGTAATCCTGACTCTTGGAGAATTCAACtgctaagtaggtaatatatgTGCtttgtatcacacttcacactaatattataaaagcgaaagtttgtatgtgtgtgtgtgtgtgtgtgtgtgtgtatgtttgttactccttcacgcaaaaatcactggacggatttggctgaaattcggaatggagatagatagtatcctggattagcacataggctactttttatcccggaaaatcaaagagttccctcgggatttcgaaaacctaaatccacgcgggcgaagccgtgggcatcggctagtgataaAATAGTTGGAGGGAGGAAGAACCTTACGTTTGTTAATGAGATTGATATCCGCGACGATTTTATGATGCTGCGCGGTCAGCTTCACCACGTGGCCCTGCAGCCGCAGCCACTCCGCCTGCATGCCCTCCGCACGCTCGCGCAAGCCCTTGATCTGCTGCTCCAACTCCTCGATGTTGCGCTCTTGAGGGGACTTcagctattcaaagacatttatACTAAAACACTCAGTAGTACTGGGACAAGTGATAAGCATATGAGTAATGTTTTAAAGACAGGAGTGGATTTactttttctcaaaaagtattttttttaacacaaaACGCAGTGGGTTCATTCAAATGTATGGCGTTGCTTATAATAAAGTTTCCCAAGTAGGTAATATTGGATCCCAAAAATGATAAAGACATAACAATTGAAGAGCATTTtctatgttttaattttgtacatTTAAATTGATGCTAAAGGTTTTTCATCATGTAAGTAATATCGTCTGTTTGCGACTACAACGTTTTATTTCTCAAACTTGATAGTTATTTGATTATTTACTCGTATTTACTAACATCAAATATTTCCTTCAGCGCAGTATACTTCTTAACAATGATGTCCAACTCCCGTTGCTTCCTCATGATGACCAGCATCTTCTGTTCGTACTCCTCTTGGAGGGCCTCGATCTCTTTCTCCCTTTCTCTCACTTTAGCTAGATTCTCCTCGAGTAAAGCATTGTTTCTAGCTTCTCTGTTGCGGTGGACTTCTATGTCTAGCATCACTTTCGCGTGCTGGTTCTCCATTGCCATAAGAGAGATTTCCTAAAAACATATCAAACTCGGTCAGAAATCCTGTTCTATAAGGATCGAAATAATCTATGAAAGTGAGTAAAGTACAAGCGAGTACAAGAATTGTATCAGAAATCGCACTTTTTGTTGTAAGCCACGAGTTTATTTTGCATTTTCtctaataaaagttttaaaaagcctgaaaaagtaaaaacttCTGTTTATAGGTAATCTTAACGCTTGTAGGAAACGGGATTGATTGGCTGTAAATGGAAATGGATTAGGCACGTAATCTAAAATAAGACGAAAATTCGGCTTCTTCTGTAACATTTTTCAGGTTtgtaaactataatattttatggtttgtataaatattttctGGTGATTTCAGTGACTAGT is from Maniola jurtina chromosome 14, ilManJurt1.1, whole genome shotgun sequence and encodes:
- the LOC123871894 gene encoding zinc finger protein 723-like, whose protein sequence is MAKMNVCRICLTEAVERDITQLSEELKGDKKSYWDIMLFCLNIQVSPDSKVTTKLCDKCFIKIISFHEFKTLALKNDAYLRSHQNEEDSKIEVIDMDNIKCEEMSNGYSDDGYDMDSLTKIEFDIKNENSIDDVPSDEELLSVIKKIKYEYSTEDCKENKGSRPKKKCKGRKKVKVKKKRCKEPEQREKICEECGKTVVNLVEHMQLHRPKGERTRIKCKVCDKTFASYSARYRHNKVKHLGIKEHCNECGKKVVNLRSHKLTMHNTGNLPYVCVPCGQRFISKAKRDLHMLRHTKDRPFACDMCDKDFKHNIALLSHKRQVHDKEKTHMCQVCSKRFFKKYHLQVHLRSHTKEKPYSCPECNKCFSSTTILRNHRLIHSDTRDFRCELCDMAFKKPGYLRIHMISHTKEKRYACAYCAVAFGRSDHRKRHERTAHQRPFLDASTQLNELSIPQKQESASN
- the LOC123871882 gene encoding coiled-coil domain-containing protein 40; its protein translation is MADMQCACTKEEEESSEPLLPHCVCPRDDHDIVIHEETCLFYRNETMIYEREDACDCVIPGDEDGVCRCCACPIDQCKCNRAGREAFDEWRSKRDIGAMPAVLDSTHPLMKRFQETLTRFLEKENALAEDEIIRLRDELRLSKQQYEKDLETIYRNDHDTNAQRVMIEEYEASLAKRTEERQQAEQRAKESNDKYKQAKEKLEQNTITEREASEELEALTTLCRQLEAWREETESDLTVNQRMSDKMRVEKKTLADEKRQLDTIIYSLSNEVWKLESKLEMFQKQLEIKNVEMEKVNDKVTAYAAELEDLELEKKRLVSLWNSVLVNIQQRDKAYDSVRDDYRSLQENYRTLLSNLEITKKVVMEEMNKGKEIAMNKDKLTYDINNANKLFEAEDAKRLALEAQINELSEAIEMTERDEELIKSENQAMRNILKTTENELQHRTEQKLKLENEILNNIQECLLNDKAVESMANGIKKMREMSRKQEISLMAMENQHAKVMLDIEVHRNREARNNALLEENLAKVREREKEIEALQEEYEQKMLVIMRKQRELDIIVKKYTALKEIFDLKSPQERNIEELEQQIKGLRERAEGMQAEWLRLQGHVVKLTAQHHKIVADINLINKQIQICEQKTMRIQAETERIDQERARVDRSLRDLRGRLEVLERTRKEAAERNQFAQRANLAVTHEYTANLKDAESDIIQLEEDIEAFEKEKMNLTQELEKAQREALIWQRKGILAVDLKRNIQNAKSAAGEIGQMRAEIHRMEVRREQLRKTGEKLAEDLALYVTRRETAMEKNRAAAAVEKAHGPSPTTSQSTYHHKLRLAKADVARVTKDLAEAKAHLEELQKEQERLDHDVSNTSAANAQLEENVASLLRECREAEKHKKWLLERVVRSQRLGSELATSIKRQSVRVKKSKTTVLTEYNQALALNERLNYIVQKLMNEYPHLSDKLETIANTLNIHSPTGSPRFFEDDCVCEEPKKPCGCVGECTGTCRQEAPEKLEVGHDDQPE